Proteins from a single region of Pirellulales bacterium:
- a CDS encoding PEP-CTERM sorting domain-containing protein, translating into MGRNPRHALVGFVFALVCSALASPSIAQITGVVNSDVEAFFGSQSDAFQSSEPPIGPTWASNVAGPYGVAGPNVPALYPGYPSPNLALTPNIPYDTGHIGPGFSDPQLTTSNYSIVGNFSGGTFTGDAYAQTFGPPMTLNQPASATGFAYEKAEFAMTFSVGPSGIAAGLAPAYPFIVTGNVLPGSGAYAQFGAQVDYWWVPVIPGTIIPSGPAVNLGTLTYNYLQTGGGPFGSLVNHSATTLAGATGVGFLQITGEMFVSGDPFSISVMSVPEPSTFALAAVALAGLGVWGYRRRR; encoded by the coding sequence ATGGGCCGGAATCCGCGTCATGCGCTGGTGGGGTTTGTCTTCGCGCTCGTCTGTAGTGCACTCGCTTCTCCGTCGATCGCCCAGATCACGGGTGTCGTCAACTCCGACGTGGAAGCCTTCTTCGGCTCGCAGAGCGATGCCTTCCAATCGTCCGAGCCACCGATAGGTCCCACTTGGGCGTCAAATGTCGCTGGTCCCTACGGCGTGGCCGGCCCGAACGTTCCGGCGCTCTATCCCGGCTACCCGTCGCCGAACCTCGCCCTCACTCCGAACATTCCGTATGACACGGGACACATCGGCCCCGGCTTCTCTGATCCGCAGTTGACCACCTCGAATTACAGCATCGTTGGCAATTTCAGTGGCGGCACGTTCACTGGCGATGCGTATGCCCAGACGTTCGGGCCGCCGATGACGCTGAATCAGCCAGCGTCGGCCACCGGTTTCGCCTATGAGAAGGCCGAATTCGCCATGACCTTTAGCGTGGGTCCGTCGGGCATCGCGGCGGGGCTCGCGCCCGCCTACCCGTTTATCGTCACGGGAAATGTATTACCTGGCTCCGGTGCGTACGCCCAGTTCGGCGCGCAGGTTGATTACTGGTGGGTGCCTGTCATCCCGGGCACTATCATTCCGTCGGGGCCAGCTGTGAACCTGGGGACGTTGACCTACAACTATTTGCAGACCGGCGGCGGTCCCTTCGGCTCGCTGGTCAACCATTCGGCCACCACGCTGGCAGGTGCGACCGGCGTGGGTTTCTTGCAGATCACGGGCGAAATGTTCGTCTCCGGCGATCCGTTTTCGATCAGTGTCATGTCGGTGCCCGAGCCGTCGACCTTTGCATTGGCTGCGGTCGCGCTCGCGGGCCTCGGCGTCTGGGGCTATCGCCGCCGGCGGTAA